A single window of Pontiella agarivorans DNA harbors:
- a CDS encoding glycoside hydrolase family 2 protein, protein MMKLYLILGVVAVVSLSGRAEQPVYSTAGFYAVEGTPRSVQNFNPGWRFHKGDVKGAEAVDFDDQEWEAANLPHGLEITGENASGGRNYQGKAWYRKKFDVSKRSKHGKVYLYFEAVMGEAQVWVNGQHVAEHFGGYLPFAIDITEWAKPAGNVVAVMADNSDSTLYPPGKKQSGLDFSYHGGIYRDTYLIQTSPVHVTLRELSDTVAGGGVFPATLSVTGNDAEIEVRTEVINESSRPLDIEVCNFLEDSEGRRVAELRQSLRLKGGETRQLAKQASLNDVKLWHPDDPNLHFVRTEIRVGGQVVDGLKTRFGVRKFEMKPDGFYVNGKPFGRKIVGANRHQDYNYVGNALPNSGQWRDALLLRRGGCSVIRAAHYPMDPAFYDACDYYGILTTTANPGWHFFNFKQKIFEERLFEDTRQLVRRDRNVASMLLWETCINEFPQQPDYAMNTMHKITHAEYPFPSVFTVADHHEAEKGGFDFHYNCDGKDHNSFHREYGDGGEVDNWYSQNARQRIKREWGENAMVRQSRIQEVALAHTFGSLPAKIGGTMWAGIDHQRGYHPDPFRGGHLDGFRIPRYTHYLYMSQYDPDYNIPHLGEQPMIKIAHEHTQVSGADVVIYSNCDEVRLTICGEDKGTRQPERSGALKDLPHPPFVFENAYDWQVVKKHRDGASKFKDVDIVAEGLIDGRVVVTQVVPYAQRTTGIALSLDGVGVDLVADGSDFIPVRATVVDQYGSPKVLASEYIHFVVEGEGEIIGDSTTYANPKKTEFGVATALIRSTVKPGKITVKAYSKGLEPAEMTFESRPAELPMAFDQVYTAASKKPKSGNALIITAGASDLPADVKELQKRVQKLELEAVGKDQTIMELQSQIGRKGE, encoded by the coding sequence ATGATGAAGTTATATTTGATTTTGGGTGTGGTTGCGGTGGTCAGTCTGTCGGGCCGGGCGGAACAGCCGGTTTATTCGACGGCGGGTTTTTATGCGGTTGAAGGCACTCCGCGTTCGGTGCAGAACTTTAATCCGGGCTGGCGGTTTCATAAGGGCGATGTGAAAGGGGCCGAAGCCGTTGACTTTGATGATCAGGAATGGGAGGCGGCGAATCTGCCGCACGGCCTGGAGATTACCGGGGAAAATGCCAGCGGCGGCCGGAATTATCAGGGTAAAGCGTGGTACCGCAAAAAATTTGATGTGAGCAAACGTTCCAAACATGGGAAGGTTTATCTCTATTTTGAAGCGGTGATGGGAGAGGCGCAGGTCTGGGTGAACGGGCAGCATGTGGCGGAGCATTTCGGGGGCTACCTTCCGTTTGCCATTGATATTACCGAGTGGGCTAAACCGGCCGGCAACGTGGTGGCGGTGATGGCCGATAATTCGGACAGCACACTTTATCCGCCGGGGAAAAAACAAAGCGGTCTCGATTTTTCATATCATGGTGGAATTTATCGCGATACGTATCTGATCCAGACGAGTCCGGTGCATGTGACACTGCGTGAACTGAGCGATACGGTGGCCGGCGGCGGGGTTTTTCCGGCTACCCTGTCGGTGACCGGGAATGATGCAGAGATTGAGGTTCGGACCGAAGTGATTAATGAAAGCTCCCGGCCGCTTGATATTGAAGTGTGCAATTTCCTGGAGGATTCCGAGGGCCGTCGTGTGGCAGAACTCAGACAGTCGCTGAGGCTGAAGGGCGGCGAGACCCGGCAGCTTGCAAAGCAGGCTTCGCTGAACGATGTGAAACTTTGGCATCCGGATGATCCGAATCTGCATTTTGTCCGTACAGAAATCCGTGTGGGCGGTCAGGTCGTTGATGGCTTGAAAACCCGTTTCGGTGTTCGGAAATTTGAAATGAAGCCCGATGGATTTTATGTGAACGGAAAGCCGTTCGGTCGGAAAATTGTCGGAGCAAACCGGCATCAGGATTATAATTACGTGGGGAATGCGCTGCCCAATTCCGGACAGTGGCGCGATGCGCTGCTGCTGCGGCGCGGGGGCTGTTCGGTGATTCGCGCGGCGCATTATCCGATGGATCCGGCATTTTATGATGCGTGCGATTATTACGGTATTCTGACAACGACGGCCAACCCGGGCTGGCACTTCTTTAATTTTAAGCAGAAAATTTTTGAAGAGCGTCTGTTTGAGGATACGCGCCAGCTGGTGCGCCGAGACCGGAATGTGGCTTCGATGCTGCTGTGGGAAACGTGTATCAATGAATTTCCGCAGCAGCCGGACTATGCCATGAATACGATGCATAAAATTACTCATGCGGAGTATCCTTTCCCGAGCGTTTTCACTGTGGCGGACCACCATGAAGCGGAAAAGGGCGGATTTGATTTCCATTACAACTGTGACGGTAAAGACCATAATTCGTTTCATCGGGAATATGGGGACGGCGGCGAGGTGGATAACTGGTATTCACAGAATGCCCGGCAGCGCATTAAACGCGAGTGGGGCGAAAATGCCATGGTGCGTCAGTCGCGTATTCAGGAGGTTGCGCTGGCACACACATTCGGCTCCCTTCCGGCCAAGATCGGCGGAACCATGTGGGCGGGAATCGATCATCAGCGCGGGTATCATCCTGATCCGTTCCGCGGCGGGCATCTGGACGGCTTCCGTATTCCGCGCTACACCCACTATCTCTATATGAGTCAGTATGATCCGGATTATAACATTCCGCATCTTGGAGAACAGCCGATGATCAAAATTGCCCATGAGCACACGCAGGTGTCGGGGGCCGATGTGGTGATTTACAGCAATTGTGATGAAGTGCGGCTGACCATCTGCGGGGAAGATAAAGGTACACGGCAACCGGAACGTTCAGGAGCCTTGAAAGATCTGCCGCATCCGCCGTTTGTTTTTGAAAATGCGTATGACTGGCAGGTGGTTAAAAAACATCGCGACGGGGCATCAAAATTCAAGGATGTGGATATCGTGGCCGAAGGGCTGATTGATGGCCGGGTGGTGGTGACACAGGTGGTACCCTATGCCCAGCGCACAACGGGGATTGCTCTGAGCCTTGACGGTGTCGGGGTTGATCTGGTCGCCGATGGTTCCGATTTTATTCCGGTACGTGCAACGGTGGTGGATCAGTATGGTTCGCCAAAGGTGCTGGCATCGGAATATATTCACTTCGTCGTGGAAGGCGAAGGTGAAATCATAGGGGATTCCACGACATACGCAAATCCGAAGAAGACGGAGTTCGGGGTGGCAACGGCACTCATTCGGTCCACTGTGAAACCGGGTAAGATTACGGTAAAGGCTTATTCCAAAGGCCTGGAGCCGGCCGAGATGACTTTTGAATCAAGGCCTGCGGAACTTCCGATGGCCTTTGATCAGGTGTATACTGCGGCATCAAAAAAACCGAAATCCGGCAATGCACTGATTATTACGGCGGGCGCTTCGGATCTTCCGGCCGATGTAAAGGAGCTGCAGAAACGGGTGCAGAAACTCGAGCTTGAAGCCGTCGGCAAAGACCAGACCATTATGGAGCTGCAAAGCCAGATTGGCCGAAAGGGCGAGTAG
- a CDS encoding sulfatase family protein has translation MKITQVKNLMAVLVLSSLTLSVMAAPKNFVIILADDQGYEDLSCFGSKRIESPNIDQLAREGMRMTQFYTASSVCTPSRAGLLTGRMPKRAGVPRVLSPFRGSEGMPPSEITLAELLKEKGYTTGIIGKWHLGHMQKYLPLNQGFDSWFGLPYSNDMTIAAELKFSPNLKLNNGYTQEMLQNDLKLYLKKYQEYKGTMPLMRGHEVIEYPVDQTQLTKRYTEEAVQFIHENKEKPFFLYLAHSMPHRPIYTSEPFKGSGADLYSDCIQEIDWSVGEVIKALKETGLDKETFVIYTSDNGPAGMGGPEAGSAGPLRGKKFQTFEGGLRVPTVIWAPGEVPAGMVCDEMVSTLDLFPTLAAYAGAALPKDRIYDGYDVRRLLSGETTKSPRHEIYYYEANLPDMDGIRVGDWKFLYKGDRDLSKFRKNMKPRNFKPMLFNLKDDPAERNNLYSAYPEKVEELKKQMDAFDATIQPSS, from the coding sequence ATGAAGATAACCCAGGTAAAGAACTTAATGGCTGTGTTGGTACTGTCTAGCCTCACCTTGAGTGTAATGGCCGCCCCGAAAAACTTTGTCATCATTCTGGCGGATGATCAGGGCTATGAAGATCTGAGCTGTTTCGGATCAAAACGGATTGAATCGCCGAATATAGATCAGCTGGCCCGTGAAGGGATGCGGATGACGCAGTTTTATACGGCGTCGTCGGTCTGCACGCCGTCACGGGCCGGTCTGCTGACCGGCCGGATGCCGAAGCGGGCCGGAGTGCCGCGGGTGCTCTCGCCATTTCGCGGTTCGGAAGGTATGCCGCCTTCGGAGATTACGCTGGCGGAACTGCTGAAAGAAAAAGGATACACTACCGGAATTATCGGGAAATGGCATTTGGGGCATATGCAGAAATACCTGCCGTTGAATCAGGGGTTTGATTCGTGGTTTGGGCTTCCATACAGCAATGACATGACGATTGCGGCCGAGCTTAAATTTTCGCCGAATTTGAAACTGAATAACGGCTATACGCAGGAAATGCTGCAAAACGATCTGAAGCTGTATCTGAAAAAATATCAGGAATATAAAGGCACCATGCCGCTGATGCGCGGTCATGAAGTGATTGAATATCCGGTTGATCAGACGCAACTGACCAAGCGGTATACCGAAGAAGCGGTGCAGTTTATTCATGAAAATAAAGAAAAGCCGTTTTTCCTTTATTTGGCGCATTCCATGCCGCATCGACCGATATATACATCGGAGCCGTTTAAAGGCAGCGGGGCGGATTTATACAGCGACTGCATTCAGGAGATTGACTGGAGTGTCGGTGAAGTCATTAAAGCGCTGAAGGAGACGGGACTGGATAAAGAGACCTTCGTGATTTATACGTCGGACAACGGGCCGGCCGGAATGGGCGGTCCCGAGGCCGGTTCGGCGGGACCGCTGCGGGGCAAAAAGTTCCAGACGTTTGAAGGCGGGCTGCGGGTGCCGACGGTGATCTGGGCTCCCGGAGAGGTTCCGGCCGGTATGGTGTGTGATGAAATGGTATCGACTTTGGACCTTTTCCCGACGCTTGCCGCATATGCCGGTGCCGCGCTTCCGAAAGACCGCATTTACGACGGATATGATGTCCGCAGATTGCTGTCGGGAGAAACCACGAAATCGCCACGTCATGAAATCTATTATTATGAAGCCAACCTGCCGGATATGGACGGTATTCGCGTGGGTGACTGGAAGTTTCTCTACAAAGGTGATCGGGACCTGTCGAAATTCAGAAAAAATATGAAGCCGCGCAATTTTAAACCGATGCTTTTTAATCTGAAGGATGATCCGGCGGAGAGGAACAATCTCTACAGCGCATATCCCGAAAAAGTGGAAGAACTGAAAAAACAGATGGATGCATTCGACGCCACGATCCAGCCGTCGTCGTAG
- a CDS encoding AraC family transcriptional regulator yields MPMKTESRILNVAILLNAKLDWGRNIMNGILAYAQEVGPWKVWIRRDAPNQFNHLPENWEGDGVIARVSSETLAKELTEHGIPYVNVDDNPLPNLPAPSFLTDDKAGTEMAAEFFIEKGFRTIALVGSIQKPTNLHYINSFKQALSNHNMPCHFFEITPNWTDAQPKLCAWLQQLPKPAGLLCLGINGTSRIVNLCNDLGISVPHDIAILASNDDQIGCHSCFPPLSGIISPTEQIGYRAAEKLHRLMLGEPMKPETFYIPPPSIVERLSTDTLAVKDPRLVKAMQFIKKHAFEPITMNDILKVVPMSRRSLERRFSEVFKHTPNNEIRRLRMNRAKELLAETDLPMADIAEACGYSSYNYLSHAFRNATGISPSAYRKQFR; encoded by the coding sequence ATGCCTATGAAAACAGAATCCCGGATCCTAAACGTCGCCATCCTCCTGAATGCCAAGCTGGATTGGGGACGGAATATCATGAACGGAATTCTGGCATATGCCCAGGAAGTCGGCCCCTGGAAGGTCTGGATCAGACGGGATGCCCCCAATCAGTTTAATCATCTCCCTGAAAACTGGGAAGGCGACGGTGTTATTGCCCGGGTCTCATCCGAAACGCTCGCAAAAGAACTGACGGAACACGGCATTCCCTATGTTAACGTCGACGACAATCCCCTCCCCAATCTTCCTGCTCCAAGTTTTCTGACCGACGATAAAGCCGGAACCGAAATGGCCGCAGAATTCTTCATTGAAAAAGGATTCAGAACAATTGCACTGGTCGGCTCCATCCAAAAACCAACCAATCTTCACTATATCAATTCATTCAAACAGGCCTTAAGCAACCACAACATGCCCTGTCATTTTTTCGAAATCACACCAAACTGGACGGACGCCCAGCCGAAACTCTGCGCGTGGTTACAGCAGCTGCCCAAACCTGCCGGCCTTTTATGCCTGGGAATCAATGGAACCTCCCGGATTGTGAACCTGTGCAATGACCTCGGAATTTCTGTGCCGCACGATATCGCCATTTTGGCCAGCAATGATGACCAGATTGGCTGTCACTCCTGCTTTCCGCCGCTTTCCGGCATTATTTCACCAACCGAACAAATCGGGTATCGCGCCGCAGAAAAGCTTCACCGGCTCATGCTCGGCGAACCCATGAAACCCGAAACATTTTATATTCCGCCGCCAAGTATTGTTGAACGGCTTTCCACCGATACGCTGGCGGTGAAAGATCCCCGTCTCGTGAAAGCCATGCAGTTCATCAAGAAACATGCCTTCGAACCGATTACCATGAACGACATTCTCAAGGTCGTCCCCATGAGCCGACGCTCACTCGAACGGCGCTTTTCAGAAGTCTTCAAACACACGCCGAATAATGAGATTCGCCGTCTCCGTATGAACCGGGCAAAAGAACTGCTTGCAGAAACGGACCTGCCCATGGCCGATATTGCCGAAGCCTGCGGCTATTCCAGTTATAACTATCTTTCTCATGCCTTTCGTAATGCCACCGGGATCTCCCCATCGGCTTACCGCAAACAATTTCGCTAA
- a CDS encoding sulfatase, with protein MNKYAVKAAVVIGCAVLSGSLQAEAASQPNIIMIFADDLGWKDLGCTGSAYYETPNLDALAANGIRFTQAYAPAPVCAPSRGAVLSGRTPARNKFTTVYKSKSAPDDRLFEVSKQLGVGNQTLEGKHRHTLGSEAVLISERLQKSGYTTGFIGKWHIGILDGYRPEQRGYDMAAGYYRNIDVEFADHYIKNLTDLVNLPHAKKGDWREDLYAETVCDFIAANKDRPFFLSYHSYLTHGPFVGKKELVGKYEKKVKTDQNNPKYASMVEALDDSVGKIVEQLIRFDLLENTLLIFTSDNGGCGGTSNYPLMGGKGFSYEGGYRVPLLAHWPEKIPPGQVNSTRVTGVDLYPTFLNVAGEQPDPDYALDGMSLMGEMTGGAKLPERPLYFHYPHYSRNSSPHSIVISNGWKLIRYYNDAAGRYCLFNLDEDPQEQKDLSAVFPERVNELDKMIDTYLESADASLPVIADSDEGRDLLKRYKAGTVIGDADNVRDKKAAVVNKAVELKKAMAMRRGAEKRMEAYAAQK; from the coding sequence ATGAATAAATATGCAGTGAAAGCAGCTGTCGTCATAGGGTGCGCTGTACTGAGCGGGAGTTTGCAGGCGGAAGCGGCGTCCCAACCGAATATCATTATGATTTTTGCGGATGATCTGGGGTGGAAGGATCTCGGATGCACGGGCAGTGCATATTATGAGACGCCGAATCTTGATGCACTGGCCGCCAACGGAATCCGATTTACGCAGGCGTATGCTCCGGCTCCGGTATGCGCACCTTCCCGTGGAGCGGTGTTGAGCGGGCGAACGCCGGCACGCAATAAATTCACGACAGTGTATAAATCGAAAAGTGCTCCGGATGATCGCCTCTTTGAGGTCAGCAAACAGCTTGGTGTCGGTAATCAGACATTGGAAGGTAAACACCGGCATACGCTCGGCAGCGAGGCGGTTCTTATTTCTGAACGGTTGCAGAAATCCGGCTACACCACAGGCTTTATTGGAAAGTGGCATATTGGAATTCTGGACGGGTATCGGCCGGAGCAGCGCGGGTATGATATGGCGGCGGGATATTACAGGAATATCGATGTCGAGTTTGCTGACCATTACATAAAAAACCTGACCGATCTGGTGAATTTGCCGCATGCGAAAAAAGGGGACTGGCGTGAGGATCTGTATGCTGAAACGGTATGCGATTTTATTGCAGCGAACAAAGACAGACCTTTTTTTCTCAGCTATCACAGTTATCTGACCCATGGCCCTTTTGTTGGTAAGAAAGAGCTGGTTGGTAAATATGAGAAGAAGGTGAAAACGGATCAGAACAATCCGAAGTATGCATCGATGGTCGAAGCTCTGGATGACAGTGTCGGAAAGATAGTGGAGCAACTGATCCGCTTTGATCTCCTGGAAAATACGCTGCTTATTTTTACCAGTGATAATGGCGGCTGCGGCGGCACATCGAACTATCCTTTGATGGGCGGAAAAGGCTTCTCTTATGAAGGGGGATACCGGGTGCCGCTGCTGGCGCACTGGCCTGAAAAGATTCCGCCCGGGCAGGTCAATTCTACCCGGGTGACCGGCGTAGATCTGTATCCCACTTTTTTGAATGTGGCGGGTGAACAGCCGGATCCGGATTATGCATTGGATGGAATGAGCCTGATGGGGGAAATGACCGGAGGGGCTAAACTTCCGGAACGGCCGCTTTATTTTCATTATCCGCATTATTCAAGAAATTCATCTCCTCATTCGATTGTAATTTCCAACGGGTGGAAGCTGATCCGGTATTATAACGATGCGGCGGGACGGTATTGTTTGTTTAATCTGGATGAAGATCCGCAGGAGCAGAAGGATCTGTCGGCCGTCTTTCCGGAACGGGTAAATGAATTGGATAAAATGATCGATACTTATTTGGAGAGTGCTGATGCCTCACTTCCTGTTATCGCTGACAGTGACGAGGGGCGTGATTTGCTTAAGCGCTACAAAGCCGGAACGGTTATCGGTGATGCGGACAATGTCAGAGATAAAAAAGCGGCCGTTGTAAATAAGGCGGTTGAGCTGAAAAAAGCAATGGCCATGCGCAGAGGGGCAGAGAAGAGAATGGAAGCATATGCCGCTCAGAAATAA
- a CDS encoding PEP-CTERM sorting domain-containing protein gives MKSWIIATVLSVAISTQAELIIGDLEADYTIGSMATGWWYGWNATGVSLTDGSGMLNDGSFTALVSSGKSFVADVTAGTANYTNALNSAQEANTQLKMNGTADGTVTWCIGGNDAVVDSGTGSTDGLDHYLIMQYTVQTGEGNLAWATDYETRLSGSMGGDDRVIQVFKNGTLVTSGIHGNAIGTQSLGLLADGDVITFAVNGDADESRNSNRWYPTAQIVAIPEPATLGLVAACGAGILFIRRRFML, from the coding sequence ATGAAGAGTTGGATTATAGCAACGGTATTGTCGGTCGCAATCAGTACGCAGGCTGAGTTGATCATCGGTGATCTGGAGGCTGATTACACGATCGGAAGTATGGCGACCGGATGGTGGTATGGCTGGAATGCCACGGGAGTTTCTCTTACAGATGGTTCTGGCATGCTGAACGACGGAAGTTTTACGGCGCTTGTGTCTTCGGGAAAAAGCTTTGTGGCTGATGTCACTGCCGGAACGGCAAATTACACCAATGCATTAAATTCGGCTCAGGAAGCCAATACGCAGTTGAAGATGAATGGTACTGCTGACGGAACGGTTACGTGGTGCATTGGAGGTAACGATGCTGTCGTTGATTCCGGCACGGGATCTACAGACGGTTTAGACCATTATTTGATCATGCAGTATACCGTTCAGACCGGAGAGGGTAATCTGGCGTGGGCAACAGACTATGAAACCCGTCTGTCTGGATCGATGGGAGGAGACGACCGGGTTATTCAGGTTTTTAAAAACGGCACGCTGGTCACTTCCGGCATTCACGGTAATGCGATCGGGACTCAAAGTCTTGGGCTGTTGGCCGACGGAGATGTGATTACCTTTGCGGTCAATGGGGATGCTGATGAGAGTAGAAATTCAAACCGCTGGTATCCAACGGCCCAAATTGTAGCGATTCCGGAGCCGGCTACGTTGGGTTTGGTTGCTGCCTGCGGAGCCGGAATTCTGTTTATCCGCAGACGATTCATGCTTTAA
- a CDS encoding sulfatase family protein, with protein sequence MMNRGLSILLLGTATAFAAERPNLLFLFADDWGRHAGVYAEIDGPGTMNEIIRTPHFDRLAREGVLFNHAYVSAPSCTPCRSSLLSGQHFWRTKTGAVLTSAWDDSIPSYPLLLEQAGYHIGFSNKVWGPGAPADAPYGGERNKYNHAGRSICNISYPVAAAMKNGIPAEEVKQEVMDQVRRNFRDFLDAREEGKPFCFWFGPTTTHRSWVKGSGAAQWGLDPDALKGKMPPYLPDVPEVREDLADYFGQVMAFDMAIGVFVDELKRIGEYENTIIAVSGDHGAPGFPQGKCNLYDFGSRVPLVFSGPGIKGGRLVEDFVSLPDLAPTFLEAGNVEVPEVMTAKSLWPVLKSEKSGRVDPTRTQVYIGRERHVPSARAGNLPYPQRAIRTRDYLFIINFEPGRYPMGDPVRLDGAEEPTAGELAKKTKATLADWDAGPTKAWMVTHRDDPACKPYFERSFGKRPRLELYDLKKDPHQMNNVAQQPEYREVMDKLEKKLMTELRATGDPRVIDGGRYFEKQEKFAEAYRNVMKNK encoded by the coding sequence ATGATGAATCGAGGGTTAAGCATCCTTTTGCTCGGAACGGCGACTGCGTTTGCGGCCGAACGGCCGAATCTCCTGTTTCTCTTTGCGGATGACTGGGGTCGGCATGCCGGTGTTTATGCTGAGATTGACGGTCCGGGAACGATGAATGAGATTATCCGGACTCCGCATTTTGATCGGCTGGCCCGGGAGGGCGTGCTGTTTAATCATGCTTATGTCAGTGCGCCGTCCTGTACACCCTGTCGGAGTTCTTTGCTTTCCGGTCAGCATTTCTGGCGTACGAAGACCGGTGCAGTGTTGACGAGCGCCTGGGATGATTCTATTCCGTCGTATCCTCTGCTGCTGGAGCAGGCGGGGTATCATATCGGATTTTCCAATAAGGTCTGGGGGCCGGGTGCCCCGGCGGATGCGCCGTATGGCGGGGAGCGGAATAAATATAATCATGCCGGGCGGTCGATCTGTAACATTTCCTATCCGGTTGCGGCAGCAATGAAGAACGGGATTCCTGCTGAAGAGGTGAAACAGGAGGTGATGGATCAGGTCCGCCGTAACTTCCGGGATTTTCTGGATGCCCGCGAAGAGGGTAAACCGTTCTGTTTCTGGTTCGGGCCCACAACCACACACCGTTCCTGGGTTAAAGGTTCCGGAGCGGCCCAGTGGGGGCTTGATCCGGATGCACTGAAAGGAAAAATGCCTCCGTATCTGCCCGATGTGCCGGAAGTACGCGAAGACCTTGCCGATTATTTCGGGCAGGTGATGGCTTTCGATATGGCCATTGGTGTTTTTGTGGATGAACTGAAACGAATCGGGGAATACGAAAATACGATTATTGCCGTTTCGGGTGATCACGGTGCCCCCGGTTTTCCGCAGGGAAAGTGTAACCTCTATGATTTCGGTTCCCGCGTGCCGCTGGTTTTTTCCGGTCCGGGGATCAAAGGAGGACGTCTGGTGGAAGACTTTGTTTCGCTGCCGGATCTGGCCCCGACGTTTCTGGAGGCCGGTAACGTGGAGGTTCCGGAAGTGATGACGGCGAAATCGCTGTGGCCGGTGCTGAAGTCGGAAAAATCGGGGAGGGTCGACCCGACGCGCACGCAGGTTTATATCGGCCGGGAACGGCATGTTCCGTCCGCCCGTGCGGGAAACCTGCCTTATCCGCAGCGCGCCATCCGTACCCGGGATTATCTGTTTATCATTAATTTTGAGCCTGGCCGCTATCCCATGGGCGATCCGGTTCGGCTGGATGGTGCAGAGGAGCCCACGGCCGGGGAGTTGGCTAAAAAGACCAAAGCAACGCTGGCCGATTGGGATGCCGGTCCGACGAAAGCCTGGATGGTGACGCACCGGGACGATCCGGCCTGTAAACCGTATTTCGAACGCTCCTTCGGTAAGCGTCCGCGTCTGGAACTCTATGATCTGAAAAAGGATCCGCACCAGATGAATAATGTGGCTCAGCAGCCTGAATACCGTGAAGTGATGGATAAGCTGGAGAAAAAGCTGATGACCGAACTCCGGGCAACCGGTGATCCGCGCGTAATTGATGGCGGCCGTTATTTTGAAAAACAGGAAAAGTTTGCTGAGGCCTATAGAAACGTGATGAAGAATAAGTAG
- a CDS encoding amino acid permease, with translation MDTALRKQLGVLDVYAICSGAMISSGLFVLPGIAASKAGPSVIFAYLLSGLFLIPSMLSMAEMSTGLPKAGGSYFFVSRSLGGLFGTIDGVGVWLALILKTAIALLGLGAYLAAYIQLPITLIAVLSGLIFMGFNVVGAKETTRLQVLMVLGLLAILVFLVIQGAPAIRVEFYTPMAPDGWEKLLPTAALVFISYIGVTKVASMAEEVKNPNRNLPLGMFLSLISILLLYGAVVTVVVGIVPAELLHNSLTPLSDAADIAVGSFGKTLVSIAAVLAFATTANAGIMSASRYLLAMSRDRVIPECMSGFSRFKTPINAILLTSAVILAVVAVTGLERIAKLASTFQLLVFAFVNIAVIVMRESGIKSYDPGFRSPLYPWVQVTGILISVVLIPEMGLLASIFALGLMAIGVVWHNFYVKPRVEPRVGAVAKMAERLGERLLERDADAMGLRTELRQIMKERGLRNDDPYLELVQQAGFMDLTEPIDSEAILRRGAAMLSDRSGISRDLIFGAMLERNRLGETPADAGVALPHLLLNDVDSFHMVAVRSFQGLEFPGASQPIHAVFMLLGSRKDPTQHLRFLAEIARRAESPEFIPRWLAAADVSALTGLLLSDES, from the coding sequence ATGGATACGGCGCTCAGAAAGCAGCTCGGGGTATTGGATGTTTATGCGATTTGCAGCGGGGCGATGATCAGTTCGGGGTTGTTTGTGCTTCCCGGCATTGCCGCCTCGAAAGCCGGACCATCTGTCATCTTTGCTTATCTGCTTTCCGGCCTTTTTCTGATTCCTTCAATGCTGTCCATGGCCGAGATGTCGACGGGGTTACCGAAGGCGGGGGGATCTTATTTTTTCGTGAGCCGCAGTCTGGGCGGTTTGTTCGGGACGATTGACGGCGTTGGGGTGTGGCTTGCTTTGATTCTGAAAACAGCGATAGCGCTGTTGGGTCTGGGAGCGTATCTTGCGGCCTACATTCAGCTGCCGATAACGCTGATTGCGGTGCTTTCCGGGTTGATTTTCATGGGGTTCAACGTGGTCGGAGCCAAGGAAACCACCCGTCTGCAGGTGCTGATGGTACTCGGTCTGCTGGCGATTCTCGTCTTTCTTGTTATTCAGGGGGCACCCGCAATCCGTGTAGAATTCTACACGCCGATGGCGCCCGACGGCTGGGAGAAACTCCTGCCGACGGCCGCCCTGGTTTTTATCAGTTACATCGGTGTGACCAAAGTCGCGAGCATGGCGGAAGAGGTGAAGAATCCGAATCGGAATCTTCCGCTGGGCATGTTTCTTTCGCTGATTTCCATTCTTTTGCTCTACGGAGCTGTCGTTACCGTTGTGGTGGGTATTGTGCCCGCCGAATTGCTCCACAACAGTCTAACCCCGCTGAGCGATGCCGCCGATATTGCAGTCGGGTCATTTGGAAAAACTCTGGTGAGTATTGCGGCGGTGTTGGCTTTTGCCACAACGGCTAATGCGGGCATTATGTCGGCCAGCCGTTATCTGCTGGCCATGAGCCGGGACCGGGTCATTCCGGAGTGTATGTCCGGATTTTCCCGGTTTAAGACGCCGATCAACGCCATTTTGCTTACATCGGCCGTCATTCTGGCTGTTGTGGCGGTGACCGGGCTCGAACGTATTGCCAAACTGGCCAGCACGTTTCAGCTTCTGGTCTTTGCGTTTGTAAACATTGCAGTCATCGTGATGCGCGAAAGCGGAATCAAAAGCTATGATCCCGGTTTCCGGAGTCCGCTTTATCCCTGGGTACAGGTGACCGGGATTCTGATTTCTGTTGTTCTGATTCCGGAAATGGGATTGCTCGCCTCCATTTTTGCCCTGGGGCTTATGGCCATCGGGGTGGTCTGGCATAATTTTTACGTAAAACCGCGGGTCGAACCGCGCGTCGGGGCTGTGGCAAAAATGGCGGAACGGCTGGGTGAACGGCTGCTCGAACGCGATGCTGATGCCATGGGGCTGCGTACGGAACTTCGGCAGATCATGAAAGAGCGCGGACTGCGGAACGATGACCCTTATCTGGAGCTGGTGCAGCAGGCCGGGTTTATGGATCTTACGGAACCCATTGACTCTGAAGCGATTCTCCGTCGGGGGGCGGCCATGCTCTCTGACCGTAGCGGTATTTCGCGTGATCTCATTTTCGGGGCCATGCTGGAGCGCAACCGGCTCGGAGAAACGCCGGCGGATGCCGGGGTGGCCCTTCCGCATTTGTTATTAAACGATGTGGACAGTTTTCATATGGTGGCGGTCCGCAGTTTCCAAGGGTTGGAATTTCCCGGGGCGTCCCAGCCCATCCATGCTGTTTTCATGTTGCTGGGTTCCCGTAAGGATCCGACCCAGCATCTGCGTTTTCTGGCTGAAATTGCCCGTCGTGCGGAAAGTCCGGAGTTCATTCCGAGGTGGCTCGCAGCTGCAGATGTCTCCGCGCTGACCGGTCTGCTGCTCAGCGATGAATCGTAG